In Saimiri boliviensis isolate mSaiBol1 chromosome 12, mSaiBol1.pri, whole genome shotgun sequence, one genomic interval encodes:
- the ZNF25 gene encoding zinc finger protein 25 — protein sequence MNKFQGPVTLKDVTVEFTKEEWKLLTPAQRTLYKDVMLENYSHLVSVGYRVNKPNVVFKLKQGKEPWMLEVEYPHRGLLEDLRNTHDLEARYQESQAGNSRNGELKKHQKTCATEKAYECKECGKFFCQKSALIVHQQTHSKGKSYDCNKCEKSFSKDEDLTRHQKVHTREKTYECKECKKIFYHLSSLSRHLRTHAGEKPYECNQCEKSFYQKPHLIEHQKTHTGEKPFECTECGKFFYVKAYLMVHQKTHTGEKPYECKECGKAFSQKSHLTVHQRTHTGEKPYKCKECGKFFSRNSHLKTHQRTHTGEKPYECKECRKCFFQKSALTVHQRTHTGEKPFECNKCGKTFYYKSDLTKHQRKHTGEKPYECTECGKSFSVNSVLRLHQRTHTGEKPYECKECGKSFSQKSHFIIHQRKHTGEKPYECQECGETFIQRSQLTAHQKTHTKKGKAEK from the exons GGACCTGTGACATTAAAGGATGTTACTGTGGAATTCACCAAGGAGGAATGGAAATTACTGACCCCTGCTCAGAGGACCCTGTACAAGGATGTGATGCTGGAAAACTATAGTCACTTGGTCTCAGTGG GTTACCGTGTGAATAAGCCAAATGTGGTCTTCAAGTTGAAGCAAGGAAAAGAGCCATGGATGTTAGAAGTAGAATATCCACATCGGGGCCTCCTTG AAGACCTACGAAATACCCATGACCTAGAAGCAAGATACCAGGAAAGCCAAGCTGGAAATTCAAG GAATGGAGAACTCAAAAAACACCAGAAAACTTGTGCCACAGAGAAAgcctatgaatgtaaggaatgtgggaagttCTTCTGCCAGAAGTCTGCCCTCATAGTACATCAGCAGACTCATTCAAAGGGCAAATCATATGACTGTAATAAATGTGAGAAATCTTTCTCTAAAGATGAAGACCTCACAAGACATCAGAAAGTTCACACAAGAGAAAAAACCTATGAGTGTaaagaatgtaagaaaatattttaccacCTATCATCTCTCAGTAGACATCTGAGAACCCATGcgggagagaaaccctatgaatgtaatcAGTGTGAGAAATCCTTCTACCAGAAACCACATCTTATAGAACatcagaaaacacacacaggggagaaacCTTTTGAATGTACTGAATGTGGTAAGTTCTTCTATGTGAAGGCATATCTCATGGTACatcagaaaacacacacaggggagaaacCCTATGAGTGTAAggagtgtgggaaagccttttCCCAGAAGTCACACCTCACAGTACATCAGAGAACACATACAGGggagaaaccctataaatgtaaggaatgtgggaaattCTTCTCTAGGAATTCACACCTCAAAACACATCAGAGAacacacacaggagagaaaccctatgaatgtaaggaatgtagGAAATGCTTCTTCCAGAAGTCAGCCCTCACAGTACATCAGCGAACTCACACAGGGGAGAAACCCTTTGAATGTAATAAATGTGGGAAAACCTTTTACTATAAATCAGACCTCACAAAACATCAGAGAAAACACACAggggagaaaccctatgaatgcaCAGAATGTGGCAAATCTTTCTCTGTGAATTCAGTCCTCAGATTACATCAAAGGACTCACACAGGAGAGAAGCCCTATGAATGCAAGGAATGTGGGAAGTCCTTTTCTCAGAAGTCACATTTTATTATACATCAGAGAAaacacacaggggagaagccctatgagTGTCAGGAGTGTGGGGAAACCTTTATCCAGAGGTCACAACTCACTGCACATCAgaagacacacacaaagaaggGGAAGGCTGAGAAGTAA